A segment of the Methylomonas paludis genome:
CGGTTTTAGCCAGTCTTACCGCGCTGTCGGCATCAAACACACATTTGCCGCAAGCTGCGCCGGGGGAGGCCGGTAAGCCCTGCGCCAAGGGTTTTTGATTATGGCTAGGCTCCAGTTGCGGATGCAGCATTTGTTCCAGCATTTCCGGGTTGATGCGCAGCAAGGCCCGCTCTTTGCTGATCAGGCCTTCTTTGACCATATCAATGGATGATTTGACCATGGCGGCGGCATTCATTTTACCGTTGCGGGTTTGCAGGCAATATAGTACCCCACGCTCTATGGTGTATTCATAGTCCTGCACTTCCTGATAATGCGCTTCCAGCTTATTGCGCAATTCCACCAGTTGCCGGTATTGCGACGGCATTTCATAAAACATGTCCTGCACCGGCTTGGGGGTGCGGATGCCGGCGACCACGTCCTCGCCCTGGGCATTGACCAGATATTCGCCAAACATCTCATTAACGCCGGTGGCTGGATTGCGGGTAAATCCCACGCCGGTGGCGCAGTCGTCGCCCATATTGCCGAATACCATCATTACGATATTCACTGCCGTGCCATTGGCAATATCCGGGGTAATATGAAATTCACGGCGGTAATCCAGCGCGCGGCGACCCAGCCAGGAATTGAACACGGCCTTGATGGCAATTTCCAACTGTTCATAAACATCATGCGGAAAAGGCTGGCCGGTTTCTTCATAAACCACCTGCAAAAATAGCTCACAAATTTCTTGCAGCTGTTCGCTGTTCAGCGCTACATCGGCTTTGATGCCGGCATTGCGTTTTACGCTGTTGAAATGCAGGTCAAATTTCTCATCGGCGATACCTAGCGCCACCTTGCCGAACAACTGGATAAAGCGCCGGTAGGCATCGTAAGCAAAACGAGCATCATCGGTCAGCTCTATCAGTCCGGCCAGCGTTTGCTTGTTTAAACCCAGGTTGAGGATGGTGTCCATCATCCCCGGCATGGACACCGCGGAACCGGAACGTACCGAAACCAGCAGCGGATCAATCTCTCCACCGAATTGTTTGCCGGTGCTTTGTTCGATCAGGCCAATCTGGCGGCGTACATCCTCCATCAGCCCGACAGGCAGGGTCTTGTGTTCCAGATAACTGAGGCAGGTTTCGGTGGTTATCACAAACCCCGGCGGTACATTCAGGCCCAACTGCGTCATTTCGCAAAGATTGGCGCCTTTGCCGCCCAGTAAGGCCTTGTTTTTGCCGTCACCTTGGTCAAATGAGTAGCTGTATTGTGAAATCATGATTTTCCTGGAGAGAACGAAATGCGCAGCGATTAACTCAAACCCGGCCCTGAGCAGGCCGGCCAGTCAATCGTCATTGTTATTAAATTATTATAGGGGGGATTTCAAGCTATAGGGTGCCGGTAGCAAAAAATACTGTGGATACGCTGTTATTTGGGCATTAAGCAGCCAACGATAATTCACAAACCGTAGCCTTGATGTAGCAAGGCGGGATCGTGGGTGAAGGCTGTTAATATCGCGATGACAGCGATTGTGAGGTTACGCTGTGAAGGCCCTCGATTCCACTACCTTGCATCGAGGCTACGGATTACCATTTTCAATTGTCTAAACTGAGTAAAATGTTGGCACCCAAAATGTAGGTGTAGGCACTGGCTGGGATAAATTCAAAACGGATATCCCTATAAACTACTTTATTATCGGAAATGCTACGGCTGGTTATTAGCAAAGGCTGTTTGATGTGCGGATGTTTAGCAAAAAAATCCACACAATTATCCAGTTCGCCACGGGCTTTATAAGGCCGGTCACTCCATTTAATTTCGACCACCCAATCAGGTGCTTGTACGGCATTATTCATATGTACGATATCAATTTCCCCACCAGACCAGCGGGCGTAATATAACTGTACTTGTTTACTATGTTGCCATTGGCTGAAAACGGCAGTTTCGGTCAGGGCGCCCATTGCCGGGGATTCCGGATCTATCTGGCCAAATAAAGCGGCACGCATTGAGGGATTGCTTAAATAAACCTTAAAATTCATCGCTCGCGTAAAGCGTTTGGCGTTTTGATCGATGCGTTCAACGCGTTTGATTAAAAATGCGGCTTCCAAATATTCCAGATAGCGTTTGATGGTGTTTTTGGCAACGCCGGATGATTTGGATAAACCTTCCAGGCTGACTTCGTTGCCGGTGTTGTAAGCCAGGATGGTAAACAGCCGGTTTAACTCCTGAATATCGTTAATGCCGTAGAGGCTGGGCAGGTCACGCAATAAAACTTTATCAATAATATCGCTTTTAATGTATTGCTCTGGATTACGGCGGATGGTTTCCGAAAACACCGCTTCCGGATAGCCGCCGTAGTTTAGATAGTTGATAAACTCCTGGTTCAGTCCAGCAATATCTTTAACAATAGGGGGCTTTGAGGTAGGTGCGTCATGCTCGATTAGCTCAGCTATGCGGCCTATGAATAACAAATATTCGGCAAAGGTCAAAGGCGGCAATATATAGTTGCTAAATCGGCCTGCACCGGATTCCTGACTTTTTAAACGTAAAGCCGCAGCCGCAGAACCGGTGGCGACAAAGCGGTAGTCCGGGTAGGAGTCTACTAAGGATTTTAAGTGGATTTCCCAATCCTTCAAATACTGGATTTCGTCAAAAAAAACATACAGTGTCGCATCACGCTGGTGGGCAAACAGTTCCTGAAAATAGCTCAGAATCCCGGCCAGCGCCAAGCCGGTGTAGATAGGCGTTTCCAAAGAAACATAGAGTATAGTGTTTGCGGCGATACCGCTATTCAGCAAGGCGCGTACCGAGTGGTAAACCATCACGGTTTTGCCGATGCGGCGTGGCCCCATCAATACGATGGCGCGGCGCACACTCAAGTCGGTGACACTGTTTTGAAAGCCGGCGAAATATAGGCGGCGCGGCGTATCCTGATAAGCAATTTTTCCTGCTGGGCCGGTCTCCCACCAGGGGTTGTCAAATTTTAGCCGGTTGATAATGTCCTGTTTGGCGATTTGCAGCATAAAAAAACCATACTAAGATCAGAAGAGTGATCTTAGTATAAGAGTGTTTGGAATTAAGATCAATTGAATGATCTTGGTTTGTGGGGATGCCCTCAGCATGCGCCAGCCCTTGCGTAATTGAGTGATAGAAGGGTTGTCAATGCTTTCAATATCGATATATGGCAGTAAATGACTCCATCGCCACGGGTTTAAAACCCGTTGGAGTTTTCTGTTGACTGATGATGGCGGCGTGTTCAGCTTCTATCGCTTTCAATACAGCGGCATCAAAATACTGTTCTCCACAGAAATTGCATTGAAGACACGGCGCATCGTCAATGATCAACAGTTCTTCGCCTTGTTGATGCCGATAACTGACGTTCTTGGGAGTTAAATGTTTATGACCACAAAAAGCGCAAACTTCGAACATAATGTTATCCCCGCTCATAAGGATTTTTGAATTTTGGTGGGGTTGGAATATATACGGTAATGATAAGCAGCCAAGCTATAGAAAACGCCAAGCATGGCAAGAAAGTCAATCCAGATGTCACCCCATAATCTGCAGGTAATCCTTTCTGAAGCGGCAAAAGCCGATGGCGTTGATATCCTTCAATGATGCAGTAACTTGGAATCTAGCTGGTAGGGTGTCGATATCGCGATGACAACGATTGTGAGGTTACGCTGCGAAGTCTTCGATTCCACTACCTTGCATCGAGCTACGGGGGTGATCAAAACAGCTGAGATGGTCTGGCAAATGTCTGCTGACGCACAACAATTTAGACACAGCCGCGCCGCTTGTGATAAATTGCAGGACAAGCAGCAGGACTGTCACTTAACATCCGAGGGTATCATGTCGAACCACTCATTGCTGATCAAACATACCGGCACCGGTAAAGAGGTGGAATATCCTTTACTCAACGGTACCCTCGGTGCAGAAAGCGTGGATTTGCGCAGCTTGTACAAGGATTTCGGCTGCTTCAGCTATGATCCGGGCTTTACCATTACCGCCAGCTGTAAAAGCAAAATCACTTATATAGATGGTGATCGGGGCATATTGCTGTATCGCGGTTATCCCATCGAGCAACTGGCCGAAAACTGCGATTTTATTGAAGTGGCTTATCTACTGCTGCAAGGCGAACTACCCAATGCCACCCAGTTTCGCGATTTCAATCTGGAAATCAGCGACCGCGCCATTATCCACGAAGCCCTGCGCAAATTTTTTGACGGTTTTCATTATGATGCCCATCCTATGGCGATGCTGGTCGGCGTAGTCGGTTCGCTGGCGGCGTTTTATCATAAGGAA
Coding sequences within it:
- a CDS encoding YgiT-type zinc finger protein; amino-acid sequence: MFEVCAFCGHKHLTPKNVSYRHQQGEELLIIDDAPCLQCNFCGEQYFDAAVLKAIEAEHAAIISQQKTPTGFKPVAMESFTAIYRY
- a CDS encoding ATP-binding protein, with the protein product MLQIAKQDIINRLKFDNPWWETGPAGKIAYQDTPRRLYFAGFQNSVTDLSVRRAIVLMGPRRIGKTVMVYHSVRALLNSGIAANTILYVSLETPIYTGLALAGILSYFQELFAHQRDATLYVFFDEIQYLKDWEIHLKSLVDSYPDYRFVATGSAAAALRLKSQESGAGRFSNYILPPLTFAEYLLFIGRIAELIEHDAPTSKPPIVKDIAGLNQEFINYLNYGGYPEAVFSETIRRNPEQYIKSDIIDKVLLRDLPSLYGINDIQELNRLFTILAYNTGNEVSLEGLSKSSGVAKNTIKRYLEYLEAAFLIKRVERIDQNAKRFTRAMNFKVYLSNPSMRAALFGQIDPESPAMGALTETAVFSQWQHSKQVQLYYARWSGGEIDIVHMNNAVQAPDWVVEIKWSDRPYKARGELDNCVDFFAKHPHIKQPLLITSRSISDNKVVYRDIRFEFIPASAYTYILGANILLSLDN